Proteins encoded together in one Astatotilapia calliptera chromosome 7, fAstCal1.2, whole genome shotgun sequence window:
- the LOC113026121 gene encoding LIM domain transcription factor LMO4.1-like, with protein sequence MVNSRVEAPTVAVMGSGGGTAGRSCAGCGGRIADRFLLFSMERYWHTRCLKCSCCHAQLGEYSSTCYSKGGMILCKNDYIRLFGHSGACSACGQSIPASEMVMRAQGSVYHLKCFTCATCRNRLVPGDRFHYVNGTIFCEHDRPGGGLLGGHSTPLQGNNIMSDQKVC encoded by the exons ATGGTGAACAGCAGGGTGGAGGCACCCACAGTAGCGGTGATGGGCAGCGGCGGCGGGACAGCGGGCAGGTCGTGTGCAGGATGCGGGGGTCGTATCGCGGACCGCTTCCTGCTCTTCTCGATGGAGCGGTACTGGCACACGCGCTGCCTCAAGTGCTCCTGCTGCCACGCTCAGCTGGGCGAGTACAGCAGTACCTGCTACAGCAAAGGCGGCATGATCCTCTGCAAGAACGACTACATCAG GCTGTTTGGACACAGTGGAGCCTGCAGCGCTTGTGGACAGTCTATACCTGCCAGCGAGATGGTGATGCGAGCACAAGGCAGCGTTTACCACCTGAAG tgtTTCACGTGTGCAACATGCAGGAACCGCCTGGTTCCCGGCGATCGCTTCCACTATGTCAACGGGACAATCTTCTGTGAGCACGACCGGCCGGGAGGAGGCCTGCTCGGCGGACACTCAACTCCACTGCAGGGCAACAACATCATGTCTGACCAGAAG GTCTGCTGA